One segment of Panthera leo isolate Ple1 chromosome A3, P.leo_Ple1_pat1.1, whole genome shotgun sequence DNA contains the following:
- the DEFB121 gene encoding beta-defensin 121, which yields MKRILLVLTVSLLLAQVTQARHCWKKLGRCRTTCKDSEVFYLLCNDETKCCVNPKHVPVKTRSLKPTGSLE from the exons ATGAAGCGTATTCTCCTGGTTTTGACTGTTAGCCTGCTCCTGGCCCAGGTTACCCAAG CCAGGCACTGCTGGAAAAAGTTAGGAAGGTGCAGAACAACGTGTAAAGACAGCGAAGTATTCTACCTGTTATGCAATGATGAGACTAAGTGTTGTGTCAACCCCAAGCATGTACCTGTCAAAACTAGATCCTTGAAGCCAACCGGAAGCCTGGAGTAA